A part of Miscanthus floridulus cultivar M001 chromosome 6, ASM1932011v1, whole genome shotgun sequence genomic DNA contains:
- the LOC136459725 gene encoding uncharacterized protein, with product MNYAGMNYADRGGMNAAGSSSMSPRPGTDWGPIIVAVILFVVLSPGLLFQLPSRTRVVEFGNMATSAIAILVHAVIFFCLLTIFVVAIGIHVYAA from the coding sequence ATGAACTACGCGGGCATGAACTACGCGGACAGAGGAGGCATGAACGCCGCGGGCAGCAGCAGCATGTCGCCACGCCCGGGCACGGACTGGGGCCCCATCATCGTAGCGGTGATCCTCTTCGTGGTGCTCTCGCCGGGCCTGCTGTTCCAGCTCCCCTCGCGGACTCGGGTCGTCGAGTTCGGCAACATGGCCACCAGTGCCATCGCCATCCTCGTCCACGCCGTCATCTTCTTCTGCCTCCTCACCATCTTCGTCGTCGCCATCGGCATCCACGTCTACGCCGCGTAG
- the LOC136459727 gene encoding dihydroxy-acid dehydratase, chloroplastic-like isoform X1, translating to MHLLHLAETVHDGVREAGMVGFRFNTDGVSDAISMGTRGMCYSLQSHDLVADSIETVMGAQHYDANISIPGCDKNALFLARPYFMVWRYANFSALSYDSSPDKCFCFGVPVGRKGCWV from the exons ATGCACCTGCTCCACCTCGCCGAGACCGTCCACGACGGCGTGCGCGAGGCCGGCATGGTCGGCTTCCGATTCAACACCGACGGTGTCAGCGACGCCATCTCCATGGGCACCCGGGGCATGTGCTACAGCCTCCAGTCCCACGACCTCGTCGCCGACAGCATCGAGACCGTCATGGGCGCGCAACACTACGACGCCAACATCTCCATACCTGGGTGCGACAAAAAC GCTTTGTTTCTAGCAAGGCCCTACTTCATGGTGTGGAGGTATGCAAATTTCTCTGCTCTTTCCTATGATTCTTCACCTGATAAATGCTTTTGCTTTGGTGTTCCTGTAGGTCGCAAAGGATGCTGGGTTTGA
- the LOC136459727 gene encoding dihydroxy-acid dehydratase, chloroplastic-like isoform X2 — protein MHLLHLAETVHDGVREAGMVGFRFNTDGVSDAISMGTRGMCYSLQSHDLVADSIETVMGAQHYDANISIPGCDKNVAKDAGFELPPPAEYAVGMIFMLS, from the exons ATGCACCTGCTCCACCTCGCCGAGACCGTCCACGACGGCGTGCGCGAGGCCGGCATGGTCGGCTTCCGATTCAACACCGACGGTGTCAGCGACGCCATCTCCATGGGCACCCGGGGCATGTGCTACAGCCTCCAGTCCCACGACCTCGTCGCCGACAGCATCGAGACCGTCATGGGCGCGCAACACTACGACGCCAACATCTCCATACCTGGGTGCGACAAAAAC GTCGCAAAGGATGCTGGGTTTGAGCTACCGCCACCAGCCGAGTATGCTGTTGGAATGATTTTTATGTTGTCGTGA
- the LOC136459726 gene encoding uncharacterized protein — MTGTAGGVGGGEHYSRQVRELCALLLTIVYPAPPGRASVSMSPAAAASMLLGASVALMLCGSVTFAIGFFLMPWVAGLALLFGFAGAVNTLSSGLFLCTKQPSTAAAVPCKHPRGRIIGPPVPTPVIGSDALVA; from the coding sequence ATGACGGGTACCGCCGGCGGCGTAGGAGGCGGCGAGCACTACTCGCGGCAGGTCCGCGAGCTCTGCGCGCTGCTCCTCACCATCGTCTACCCCGCGCCACCGGGGCGGGCGTCGGTGTCGATGTCCCCGGCCGCGGCGGCGTCCATGCTCCTCGGCGCGTCGGTGGCGCTCATGCTCTGCGGCTCCGTCACCTTCGCCATCGGCTTCTTCCTCATGCCCTGGGTCGCCGGCCTCGCGCTCCTCTTCGGCTTCGCCGGCGCCGTCAACACCCTCTCCTCGGGGCTCTTCCTCTGCACGAAGCAACCCTCCACCGCCGCGGCGGTGCCCTGCAAGCACCCGCGGGGACGGATCATCGGGCCCCCGGTCCCAACCCCAGTGATCGGCTCCGACGCGCTCGTCGCCTAG